In Pseudothermotoga hypogea DSM 11164 = NBRC 106472, the following are encoded in one genomic region:
- a CDS encoding oligosaccharide flippase family protein has protein sequence MKQYLKSYISFSLGMWFRAVISFLSVPVISYLIIPEEFGKSAMFTMVFSIITGFIFLGTDQSFMRFFNEYREEERRRLFWVCLSPSFVVTTCVSFILFIFGKQISLLLYGKVYPNINLLMSITLYLVVLQRFNQSLVRMRKKGFLYSLVDSVSAVGNLAFTLLYALLVERSFIAIVFGNMMGYVLALLTGIYFGKEYWKPVRFTFSEVRAILKYGLPFVPNLLLSWLFTSMDRIALRRYSTMTEIGLYSAAFKIVSIMNLFQTGFSLLWMPTAYERYERDRGDTVFFKKAFEMVSFVLFAVGFLVVGFKDVIFLLLAKSYRPSAQIAPFLILVPITQLLGLTSGVGIDLTKKTYWHMVISSISALLNFVGNTLLVPLYGGRGAAISTGLSYVLYFYMRTYISERLFPVGYDIKRASVGVLMMITVSSIGTLNRNLWLNMMAGMIGLCAVVCLYKKEFALLRKEMLSFVRTRRQNSKPTT, from the coding sequence TTGAAACAATACCTTAAGTCCTACATTTCGTTCTCTTTGGGCATGTGGTTTCGCGCAGTCATCTCTTTTCTCTCCGTGCCTGTCATATCTTACTTGATCATACCGGAAGAATTCGGAAAGAGCGCGATGTTCACGATGGTATTCAGCATCATAACTGGTTTCATATTCCTTGGCACAGATCAAAGCTTCATGAGATTCTTCAACGAATACAGGGAAGAGGAAAGAAGAAGACTTTTCTGGGTGTGTCTTTCTCCATCGTTTGTAGTGACCACGTGCGTTTCATTCATCCTGTTCATCTTTGGAAAACAAATCAGCTTGCTGCTGTATGGAAAAGTATATCCGAACATAAACTTGCTGATGTCGATCACCCTGTACTTGGTGGTGCTTCAACGTTTCAATCAAAGCTTGGTCAGAATGAGAAAGAAGGGATTTCTCTATTCACTTGTAGACTCCGTGAGCGCCGTCGGTAATCTTGCTTTCACACTTCTATACGCGTTACTCGTTGAGAGAAGCTTCATAGCCATAGTTTTCGGAAACATGATGGGATACGTTTTGGCTTTATTGACTGGTATTTACTTTGGAAAAGAGTACTGGAAGCCAGTGAGGTTCACTTTTTCTGAAGTTCGTGCCATCTTGAAATATGGTCTTCCTTTCGTACCGAACTTGTTGCTCAGCTGGTTGTTCACGTCGATGGATCGAATAGCACTCAGGCGATACAGCACGATGACGGAGATCGGTTTGTACAGTGCTGCGTTCAAGATAGTTTCGATCATGAACTTGTTTCAGACAGGTTTTTCTCTTTTGTGGATGCCCACCGCGTACGAGCGATACGAGAGGGACAGAGGGGACACGGTGTTCTTCAAAAAGGCGTTCGAGATGGTTTCTTTCGTTCTTTTCGCTGTTGGATTCTTGGTCGTTGGATTCAAAGACGTGATCTTTCTTCTCTTGGCGAAGAGTTACAGACCGTCTGCGCAGATTGCTCCTTTTTTGATACTGGTACCGATCACGCAGTTGTTGGGGTTAACGAGTGGTGTGGGGATAGATCTGACGAAGAAGACGTACTGGCACATGGTCATTTCATCCATATCGGCGCTTTTGAATTTCGTTGGCAACACTTTGCTCGTGCCGCTGTATGGCGGCCGTGGTGCAGCGATCTCGACAGGGCTTTCGTATGTGCTTTATTTCTACATGAGAACCTACATCTCAGAAAGACTGTTTCCAGTTGGGTACGATATCAAAAGGGCTTCGGTAGGAGTATTGATGATGATCACTGTATCGTCGATTGGCACACTCAACAGAAATCTTTGGCTCAACATGATGGCTGGAATGATTGGACTTTGCGCCGTTGTATGTCTCTACAAGAAAGAATTCGCTTTACTGAGAAAAGAGATGCTAAGCTTTGTTCGAACGAGGAGACAAAACTCTAAACCAACGACGTGA
- the asnB gene encoding asparagine synthase (glutamine-hydrolyzing), producing MCGIAGIINEDGAPVLEEEIKAMTRLIAHRGPDHEGFYFGKDFALGHRRLRIIDLSDLSNQPMKYVGQNGEYVIVYNGEIYNYIEIRDELIAAGYRFSTQSDTEVILASYDRWGLDCVNKFNGIWAFAIYDQRKNLMFLSRDRFGVKPLYYTKIGSKFCFGSEIKQFTTVKGWRARMNHRRVYDYLTFNLIDHTNETMFEGVYQLRGGEYLLYDLTTKRFTVQRWYDIKIEKIDIPYEEAQKKFRELVFDSVRLQLRSDVKVGSCLSGGLDSSTLVSVMRRLLGANGKIETVSFCSEFEKYNEEKYVDEVVKHTNVVSHKVSPKFEDFFAELNSNGSNEIESLVWHQDEPFGSASIFAQYSVFKEARKNGIIVMLDGQGADEILAGYHSSVGIYLASLLRRFKLRVFSKEFRAVKSVWPNVGVTKYVLVNMLPDSLKVLLRRKVGGSRFFSVPKDYDGGVKWMNVKNITEYAYKLVFESSLPALLHWEDRNSMAFSVESRVPYLDYRIVEFLLSLPESYIIRNGYTKAILRDSMRGIVPDKILDRKDKIGFATPEEVWMRRNRKFVLNKIQENVKILKNIVRPQFAGYAEKVLRDDGQKYIPTIWKVINVGEWVKTFSVEV from the coding sequence ATGTGTGGTATAGCTGGCATCATCAACGAAGACGGAGCGCCCGTCTTAGAGGAAGAAATCAAAGCCATGACAAGGCTTATAGCTCACCGAGGTCCTGACCACGAGGGTTTCTACTTCGGCAAGGACTTCGCCTTGGGTCACAGAAGACTGCGCATCATAGACCTGTCGGATTTGTCGAACCAGCCCATGAAGTACGTTGGTCAGAACGGAGAGTACGTCATCGTGTACAACGGGGAGATTTACAACTACATTGAGATCAGAGATGAACTGATCGCCGCTGGGTATCGTTTTTCTACACAATCAGACACCGAGGTGATCTTAGCTAGCTACGACAGATGGGGCTTGGACTGCGTGAACAAATTCAATGGTATTTGGGCCTTCGCTATCTATGACCAACGCAAGAATCTCATGTTTCTGTCTCGTGATCGATTCGGTGTGAAACCACTCTACTACACCAAGATAGGGAGCAAGTTCTGCTTTGGATCGGAGATAAAGCAGTTCACAACCGTCAAGGGTTGGAGAGCGAGAATGAACCACCGCAGGGTGTACGACTATCTGACGTTCAATCTCATAGACCACACAAACGAAACGATGTTCGAAGGAGTCTACCAGCTCAGAGGAGGAGAGTACCTTCTTTACGATTTGACCACGAAGAGGTTCACAGTGCAAAGATGGTACGACATCAAGATTGAGAAGATCGACATCCCTTACGAGGAAGCACAGAAGAAATTTCGAGAGCTCGTGTTCGATTCTGTGAGGTTACAACTTCGAAGCGATGTGAAGGTCGGTTCGTGTCTCTCTGGTGGTTTGGACAGTTCGACTTTGGTTAGTGTCATGAGGAGACTGCTCGGGGCGAATGGGAAGATCGAGACGGTATCGTTCTGTTCGGAGTTTGAGAAATATAACGAAGAAAAGTACGTGGACGAAGTTGTCAAGCATACAAATGTTGTTTCACACAAAGTCTCTCCGAAGTTCGAAGATTTCTTCGCCGAACTGAACTCCAACGGTTCCAACGAGATTGAATCGCTCGTCTGGCACCAAGACGAACCGTTCGGTTCAGCTTCGATCTTTGCACAATACAGCGTTTTCAAAGAAGCCAGAAAGAACGGAATAATTGTGATGCTCGATGGACAGGGTGCTGACGAAATCTTAGCTGGATATCATTCATCTGTAGGAATCTATCTTGCTTCTCTGCTGAGACGATTCAAGTTGCGAGTGTTCTCAAAAGAATTCAGGGCCGTGAAGAGCGTTTGGCCGAACGTTGGCGTCACGAAATACGTGTTGGTGAACATGCTTCCTGACAGTCTCAAAGTTCTGTTGAGGAGGAAAGTCGGCGGCTCAAGATTCTTCTCGGTGCCCAAAGATTATGATGGTGGTGTCAAATGGATGAATGTCAAAAACATCACCGAATATGCATACAAATTGGTATTTGAGTCTTCACTTCCCGCCCTGCTTCATTGGGAAGACAGAAACTCGATGGCTTTCTCGGTGGAATCCAGGGTACCATACTTGGATTACAGGATCGTAGAGTTTCTGTTGAGTCTTCCCGAAAGTTATATAATACGGAACGGATACACGAAAGCGATTCTGAGGGATTCGATGAGAGGTATTGTTCCGGACAAGATCTTGGACAGAAAGGACAAGATAGGTTTCGCCACACCGGAAGAAGTGTGGATGAGGAGAAATAGGAAGTTCGTGTTGAATAAGATACAAGAGAATGTCAAGATTTTAAAGAATATAGTGAGACCACAGTTCGCGGGTTACGCTGAGAAAGTATTGAGGGACGATGGTCAGAAGTACATTCCGACAATCTGGAAGGTTATCAATGTCGGTGAGTGGGTGAAAACTTTCAGCGTGGAAGTCTAA
- a CDS encoding glycosyltransferase, giving the protein MKVLILGYTHLKYDKRVFRTVQALSKYAEVIYQFLSVSKEHPYKDGNVNYVPLFKRSSKNFLDKVVKRVSFDRAIEKLVTETDFDVLYLHDFSSTAPLAVFKCGRKKAKKVVFDMHELYPGERYEWLPSPVRFMKTALMWRVLREQISLSDNLIFVSEEQRDEVLKRISLPRKTMVVPNYASTSYRSNEKNKEICIVGRTPRKFTPNEIRVLRALSDLGFTIKQIGIVTNLPSDLNYMIVSPLPYDEMMREISKAAFTWISYYSARVDVCLNDALSLPNKFFDSIGAGTPVIVKDSFVSMKRLVERYGIGVVINPDQVQESVEKITQAYAEYAQLVTNVLRHQQEFVWDSKKEEQFVQFVLG; this is encoded by the coding sequence GTGAAGGTACTGATTCTCGGCTACACGCACTTGAAGTATGACAAGCGCGTCTTCAGAACCGTTCAGGCGCTTTCAAAGTATGCCGAGGTTATCTACCAATTCCTTTCTGTTTCCAAGGAGCACCCGTATAAAGATGGAAACGTGAACTATGTGCCTTTGTTCAAACGGTCTAGTAAGAACTTTCTCGACAAAGTTGTGAAAAGGGTTAGCTTTGACAGAGCGATCGAGAAGTTAGTCACTGAAACCGATTTCGATGTTTTGTATTTGCATGATTTTTCATCAACGGCACCTCTTGCAGTCTTCAAGTGTGGGAGAAAGAAGGCGAAGAAAGTGGTCTTCGACATGCACGAGCTCTATCCCGGGGAGAGATACGAATGGTTGCCTTCACCCGTCAGGTTCATGAAGACGGCGCTTATGTGGAGAGTACTTCGTGAACAAATCTCACTGAGTGACAATTTGATCTTCGTCTCCGAAGAACAGCGTGATGAAGTGCTGAAACGAATCAGTCTTCCTCGCAAAACTATGGTGGTTCCAAACTATGCGTCCACATCGTACCGAAGCAACGAAAAAAACAAGGAAATATGTATAGTGGGCAGGACTCCGAGAAAATTCACACCGAACGAAATCAGAGTTCTTCGAGCGCTTTCAGATCTGGGCTTCACGATAAAGCAAATAGGTATAGTAACCAACTTACCCAGCGATTTAAACTACATGATTGTGTCCCCCTTACCCTATGATGAGATGATGCGAGAGATCTCAAAGGCAGCCTTCACTTGGATTTCCTACTACTCTGCCCGTGTAGACGTGTGTCTGAATGATGCTTTGTCACTACCAAACAAATTCTTCGACTCTATCGGAGCAGGCACACCTGTGATAGTCAAGGACTCGTTCGTGTCTATGAAAAGATTAGTTGAACGCTATGGCATTGGAGTGGTCATAAATCCAGACCAAGTGCAAGAATCTGTGGAGAAGATAACTCAAGCTTACGCGGAGTACGCACAGTTAGTTACAAACGTTCTGCGTCACCAACAAGAGTTTGTCTGGGACAGTAAAAAAGAAGAACAGTTTGTCCAATTTGTTTTGGGTTGA
- a CDS encoding CDP-glycerol glycerophosphotransferase family protein has protein sequence MLKFLVVKFLEMVARLFCRVDKNLVTLYFLNYSGCNLNPVLEAYEKGEIKDCKFKVIELPEKPFESLWKRLLFKWHMIEWTAKSKVIVTTHGGRRLRRKTVHIELWHSFPTKKAGLMDKRVQRYDSKPNIFCSYSDFGTVLRNACVGLSISLYVVTGAPRNDYLLTVNGKKNLEKLFGMSLEGKRVIIFAPTFRFGYEDFVEGNKSYDNFFGFKEFDIQKFLSFLEESNIVFFLKLHPNEEWLFVDHFKRFGSDRIKIIESAILKRERTDFYKLLNGADLLVTDYSSIYFDWLLLDRPVVFTPVDLKEYKETRGGWLLDYDFWAAGPKCVDQDSLQKEVKKSLEDPNYYRPERQLVVKLVHQYRDANSTNRVLELIQKALRGERLV, from the coding sequence ATGCTCAAATTCTTGGTTGTGAAGTTTTTGGAGATGGTTGCGAGATTGTTCTGCAGGGTGGATAAGAATTTGGTGACACTTTATTTCTTGAACTACTCAGGTTGCAATTTGAACCCAGTTTTAGAAGCCTACGAAAAGGGTGAGATAAAGGATTGCAAGTTCAAGGTCATAGAGTTGCCGGAGAAACCTTTTGAATCACTGTGGAAGAGATTACTATTCAAATGGCACATGATCGAATGGACTGCCAAGAGCAAGGTGATCGTGACGACGCACGGTGGTAGGAGGTTGCGTAGAAAGACGGTTCACATCGAGCTGTGGCACAGTTTTCCCACCAAGAAGGCAGGACTGATGGACAAGAGAGTTCAAAGATACGATAGTAAGCCAAACATCTTCTGTTCTTACTCCGATTTTGGCACCGTTTTGAGAAACGCGTGTGTGGGATTGTCCATCAGTCTATACGTTGTCACCGGTGCGCCGAGGAACGATTATCTGTTGACAGTGAACGGCAAGAAGAACCTCGAGAAACTCTTTGGTATGAGCCTCGAGGGAAAAAGAGTCATCATCTTCGCTCCGACCTTCAGGTTTGGGTACGAAGATTTTGTCGAGGGGAATAAATCTTACGACAACTTTTTTGGATTCAAGGAATTCGATATACAAAAGTTTTTGTCTTTTCTTGAGGAGAGTAACATCGTGTTCTTCTTGAAGCTCCATCCCAACGAAGAGTGGCTCTTTGTGGATCATTTCAAACGTTTTGGAAGCGATCGAATAAAAATCATAGAATCGGCGATTTTAAAACGTGAAAGAACAGATTTCTACAAACTGCTGAATGGTGCAGATCTTTTGGTCACAGATTATTCATCCATCTATTTCGACTGGCTCTTGCTCGACAGACCCGTCGTTTTCACGCCGGTTGATCTGAAAGAATACAAGGAAACTCGCGGTGGATGGCTGCTCGACTACGATTTCTGGGCAGCTGGACCGAAATGCGTGGACCAAGACTCGTTGCAGAAGGAAGTGAAGAAAAGTTTGGAAGATCCTAACTATTATAGACCAGAAAGACAGCTGGTAGTGAAGTTGGTTCACCAATACAGAGATGCCAATTCTACAAACAGAGTCTTAGAGTTGATCCAAAAGGCTCTCAGGGGGGAGAGGTTGGTATGA
- a CDS encoding nucleotidyltransferase domain-containing protein: protein MKSLISISKKIWEERKKYFENYLEHGEKIKRIARDLLSDDLKVLIFGSVVRGDWNANSDIDVLIVSEKFSSNWEENRWVRTHIKRSIGSLSPFQIHLASVEEYESWWKRFVEKNCVEV, encoded by the coding sequence ATGAAAAGCTTGATTTCGATAAGTAAGAAGATTTGGGAAGAGAGGAAAAAATACTTCGAGAACTACCTTGAGCACGGTGAGAAGATAAAACGTATCGCGAGAGATCTTCTCAGCGACGATCTGAAAGTTTTGATCTTCGGTTCGGTCGTTCGAGGCGATTGGAACGCGAACAGCGATATAGACGTTTTGATCGTCTCAGAGAAGTTTTCTTCGAACTGGGAAGAGAACAGATGGGTGAGGACGCACATCAAAAGATCGATCGGCTCGCTTTCTCCGTTCCAGATCCATCTGGCGAGCGTTGAAGAATACGAATCGTGGTGGAAAAGGTTCGTGGAGAAGAATTGTGTCGAGGTGTGA
- a CDS encoding asparagine synthase C-terminal domain-containing protein has protein sequence MLRTHFRSYQHNGWVSSIVNGCGAHVRGHVYYEGRLYSAMDLCRLIVSMTPSQIEIEITKFNGLFSFVKMNDNEIVLAVDHIRSMPLFYAFEDGNVYVSDDAFWILKQLSVVTLDEDAAEEFLVTGHVAGNETLYRQIKQVQAGEMIRIRTRVNKDGEINALRYFLYRRDKEKELNTDSETLLTMLDDVLQRVFKRVIKVLNGRTAVIPLFGGYDSRLIAMMLKRSGYENVVCFSYGVPGNVDSEVSRIIAESLGYRWLFVEYSEESWKKWYESDAMRKYEKYSSGLASLPHVQDWPAVMELQNRKLIPPDSVFMPGHSAAFALYIPAKLAGERNVLKAILLRFYILNPYSCEQRNVFEERIRSFLNMFGSSYDTFEKLASFYQCWLWQEREAKFIGNSVRVYEFWGYDWLMPLWDLELTTFLSRLPLEHYLNRRLYKEYVRRLCNILGVPLKTSELPKSSLKTFLKTAEKFGNSFLPHFALQWIWKLKCETVCKRRNEKGDLAFFGMVDEKYREEYCFDINSFLSRRFIERLKAGVYENVKLETVERV, from the coding sequence ATGTTGAGAACCCATTTCAGGAGTTATCAACACAATGGGTGGGTCAGTTCGATCGTGAACGGATGCGGCGCTCACGTGAGGGGGCATGTGTACTACGAAGGTCGTTTGTACTCTGCCATGGACCTGTGCCGACTAATCGTTAGCATGACGCCGTCCCAGATAGAGATCGAGATAACGAAGTTCAATGGATTATTCTCGTTCGTCAAGATGAATGACAACGAAATTGTTTTGGCTGTAGATCACATTAGAAGTATGCCTTTGTTTTACGCCTTTGAAGATGGCAACGTATATGTCAGCGACGATGCTTTCTGGATACTCAAACAACTATCTGTTGTGACGTTAGATGAAGATGCAGCAGAAGAATTCTTGGTGACGGGACACGTGGCGGGCAACGAAACACTGTACAGACAAATAAAGCAAGTCCAAGCGGGTGAGATGATTAGGATTCGTACGCGGGTAAACAAGGACGGTGAGATCAACGCTTTGAGATACTTTTTGTATCGCAGAGACAAGGAAAAAGAATTGAACACCGACAGCGAAACGCTCTTGACAATGCTGGATGATGTGTTGCAGAGGGTATTCAAGCGTGTGATAAAAGTTTTGAACGGCAGGACAGCGGTGATTCCGTTGTTTGGTGGGTACGATTCCAGACTGATCGCAATGATGCTCAAGAGATCAGGATACGAGAACGTTGTGTGCTTCAGTTACGGTGTTCCAGGAAACGTGGATTCAGAGGTTTCACGAATCATTGCCGAGAGTCTCGGTTACAGGTGGCTTTTCGTTGAGTACAGCGAAGAATCTTGGAAGAAGTGGTATGAGAGTGATGCGATGAGAAAATACGAGAAGTACTCAAGTGGTTTGGCATCGCTTCCCCACGTTCAGGACTGGCCAGCGGTGATGGAACTTCAAAACAGAAAGTTGATCCCACCAGATTCTGTTTTCATGCCGGGCCACAGTGCAGCTTTTGCACTCTACATTCCTGCGAAACTTGCCGGTGAGAGGAATGTCCTAAAAGCGATACTGTTGCGGTTCTACATATTGAACCCGTACAGTTGTGAGCAAAGAAACGTCTTTGAGGAAAGAATACGGAGCTTTCTCAACATGTTCGGTTCCTCTTACGACACCTTCGAGAAATTGGCATCTTTCTACCAATGCTGGCTTTGGCAGGAGAGGGAAGCAAAGTTCATTGGTAATTCCGTAAGAGTCTACGAATTCTGGGGTTACGATTGGCTGATGCCTCTCTGGGATTTGGAGTTGACAACATTTTTGTCGAGACTCCCACTGGAGCATTATTTGAACAGGAGACTCTACAAAGAGTACGTCAGAAGGCTGTGCAACATTCTGGGTGTGCCGCTCAAAACTTCAGAATTACCAAAATCGTCCTTGAAAACTTTCCTGAAAACTGCTGAGAAGTTCGGCAACAGCTTTCTGCCGCACTTTGCCCTGCAGTGGATTTGGAAGTTGAAGTGTGAGACGGTTTGCAAAAGGCGGAACGAGAAGGGCGACCTGGCGTTCTTCGGCATGGTTGATGAAAAGTATCGTGAAGAATA
- a CDS encoding adenylyltransferase/cytidyltransferase family protein has protein sequence MRRVLTYGSFDLFHVGHLNFLQRAKTYGDYLIVGVATEAFNLQKGKISLFSYEERAKIVENIKCVDEVFPANSWEEKVKDIERYKPDVIVASEEWKEKYEPLKKLCGVEFLPRMANISSSKFQQLLTSIDELCSILRQLPDDDRRIVLNLIREKLRDEK, from the coding sequence ATGAGAAGAGTTCTGACCTACGGCAGTTTCGATCTTTTCCACGTTGGACATTTGAACTTTCTGCAAAGGGCAAAGACTTATGGAGATTACCTGATCGTTGGAGTTGCAACGGAAGCGTTCAACCTCCAGAAGGGAAAGATCAGCCTGTTCAGTTACGAAGAAAGGGCCAAGATCGTGGAAAACATAAAGTGCGTGGATGAAGTTTTCCCTGCAAACAGTTGGGAAGAGAAGGTGAAGGACATCGAAAGGTACAAACCAGACGTGATCGTCGCGAGCGAAGAGTGGAAGGAGAAGTATGAACCGTTGAAGAAACTGTGTGGTGTGGAATTTCTTCCAAGGATGGCAAACATCAGCAGTTCCAAGTTTCAGCAATTATTGACCTCTATCGATGAACTGTGCTCGATTCTGAGACAGCTTCCCGATGATGACAGGCGAATTGTTTTGAACTTGATCAGAGAAAAGCTGAGAGATGAAAAGTAA
- a CDS encoding nitroreductase family protein, whose product MILDLAKKRKTVRKFKREKPPIEKLLKCLAVAREAPSGMNAQPWRFVVVENRERRSQIREICESAEKSFHLSVRGELGSWLKEKGFSWEKPFLQEAPYLILVFARKDAPFSKESTWLAIGYLLLALEEEGLGTVTYTPPNPGDVARAIEAPSDYRLEVILPVGYPEDERDKYERKPLEEIVSFELLKE is encoded by the coding sequence ATGATTCTGGATCTGGCGAAGAAAAGAAAGACGGTTCGAAAGTTCAAACGGGAAAAACCTCCGATTGAAAAGCTCCTCAAATGCCTGGCAGTGGCCAGAGAAGCTCCCTCGGGCATGAACGCGCAACCCTGGCGTTTCGTGGTGGTGGAAAACCGGGAAAGAAGATCACAGATTCGAGAGATCTGTGAATCGGCGGAGAAGAGCTTCCATCTGAGTGTAAGGGGCGAACTTGGAAGTTGGTTGAAAGAGAAGGGTTTCAGCTGGGAGAAACCGTTTTTACAAGAGGCACCATATCTGATCCTCGTTTTCGCGCGGAAAGACGCCCCGTTCTCCAAAGAATCCACCTGGCTTGCCATTGGTTATCTTCTGCTGGCTCTGGAGGAGGAAGGTTTGGGGACGGTAACTTACACTCCGCCAAATCCGGGTGACGTAGCGAGAGCGATCGAGGCCCCCAGCGATTATCGTCTTGAAGTCATTCTTCCGGTGGGTTATCCCGAGGATGAAAGAGACAAATACGAAAGAAAGCCTCTTGAGGAAATCGTTTCTTTCGAGCTCTTAAAGGAATGA
- a CDS encoding HepT-like ribonuclease domain-containing protein, with translation MTLFFYAVLKALENIGEAVKKIPEDLRNLYAIDWKKITGLRNILTHEYFGVDSEILWQVLKEKLPELEKAVLFLIQIVEK, from the coding sequence ATGACCTTGTTTTTTTATGCAGTATTGAAAGCCTTAGAAAACATCGGCGAAGCGGTAAAGAAGATCCCAGAGGATTTAAGAAATCTTTACGCAATAGATTGGAAGAAAATCACCGGTCTCAGGAACATACTTACCCATGAATACTTTGGCGTGGACAGCGAAATATTGTGGCAAGTCCTAAAAGAAAAACTTCCGGAACTCGAAAAGGCGGTTTTGTTTTTAATCCAGATCGTTGAGAAGTGA
- a CDS encoding nucleotidyltransferase family protein, with protein sequence MENKNDIFEILKQQKPYLVERFGVEEIALFGSYARGEKTFESDIDILVEFRKGCKTFDNYMDLKFYLEELFKKPVDLVIKSAIKPRLKRYILEEAKFV encoded by the coding sequence ATGGAAAATAAGAATGATATTTTCGAAATACTGAAACAGCAAAAACCGTATCTTGTTGAAAGATTCGGCGTCGAAGAGATCGCCCTCTTTGGTTCGTATGCGAGAGGTGAAAAGACGTTTGAGAGTGACATCGATATCTTGGTTGAATTCAGAAAAGGCTGTAAGACCTTCGATAACTACATGGATCTCAAATTTTATCTCGAAGAGCTCTTCAAAAAACCTGTTGACCTCGTTATCAAATCAGCGATAAAGCCCAGGTTGAAACGGTACATTTTGGAGGAAGCAAAATTTGTCTAA
- a CDS encoding Fic family protein: MKKKLTALIEWRRQIFKPLILQIPNSEWLYMLKEETRNSLMIEGIFASENDLEAALTGKYKASDEVLNYFKTARLFYNLALEYSMTGERPFGTTLVRSAHRLLFENMIDPRKLGDFRHGAIVITGAKIKPPVFDLDDWIRLWLEYVQYAYEKHEVQEATARTHVLFECIHPFEDGNGRIGRILTNFFLIYYGYLNVTIKGVENEDRDRYIKALERAEKGLRDLLKESPKNLSVQMIDERMSEEDTEDLAELVARALIESYDRQICWFFAKDLVPAEEFAKKINKTTDAVRKMIERKTLIATKPKGRWMVYPKLPSES; this comes from the coding sequence GTGAAGAAGAAGTTAACCGCACTGATAGAGTGGCGCAGGCAGATTTTTAAGCCTTTGATCTTGCAAATTCCCAACTCTGAGTGGTTGTACATGCTAAAAGAGGAAACGAGAAACTCGCTCATGATAGAGGGCATCTTCGCGAGTGAGAACGATCTCGAGGCAGCTTTGACTGGAAAGTACAAGGCCAGTGACGAAGTGCTGAACTACTTCAAGACGGCAAGACTCTTTTACAATCTCGCGCTCGAGTACTCCATGACGGGTGAAAGGCCCTTTGGAACGACCTTGGTGAGGAGTGCACACAGATTGCTGTTTGAGAACATGATTGATCCACGAAAACTCGGCGATTTCAGACACGGTGCGATCGTTATAACCGGCGCGAAGATCAAGCCGCCAGTTTTCGACTTGGACGATTGGATTAGACTCTGGCTCGAATATGTCCAGTACGCGTACGAAAAACATGAGGTCCAAGAAGCGACCGCGAGGACACACGTTTTGTTCGAGTGTATACATCCTTTCGAAGATGGAAACGGGCGAATCGGCAGGATCCTGACGAACTTCTTCTTGATCTATTACGGTTATCTGAACGTGACGATCAAGGGTGTCGAGAACGAAGACAGAGACAGATACATCAAGGCGCTCGAGAGAGCGGAAAAGGGTTTGAGGGATCTGTTGAAGGAATCACCGAAAAATTTGTCGGTGCAGATGATAGATGAACGAATGAGCGAAGAGGACACCGAAGACTTGGCTGAACTCGTTGCTCGCGCGTTGATCGAATCCTACGATAGACAGATCTGTTGGTTCTTCGCAAAAGATCTCGTACCGGCCGAAGAGTTCGCGAAAAAGATCAACAAGACTACCGATGCGGTGAGGAAGATGATCGAGAGAAAGACTTTGATAGCCACCAAGCCGAAGGGAAGATGGATGGTCTATCCGAAGTTGCCGAGTGAGTCGTGA